A section of the Callospermophilus lateralis isolate mCalLat2 chromosome 16, mCalLat2.hap1, whole genome shotgun sequence genome encodes:
- the Scx gene encoding basic helix-loop-helix transcription factor scleraxis, with protein MLRSAPPGRYLYPEVSPLSEDEDRGSESSGSDEKPCRVHATRCGLQGARRRAVGRRAGGGGPGPGGRPGREPRQRHTANARERDRTNSVNTAFTALRTLIPTEPADRKLSKIETLRLASSYISHLGNVLLVGEACGDGQPCHSGPTFFHAARTGSPPPPPPPPPPARDGENAQPKQICTFCLSNQRKLSKDRDRKTAIRS; from the exons ATGCTACGCTCGGCACCGCCGGGCCGCTACCTGTACCCCGAGGTGAGCCCGCTGTCTGAGGATGAGGACCGCGGCAGCGAGAGCTCGGGCTCGGACGAGAAGCCCTGCCGTGTGCATGCGACGCGCTGCGGCCTCCAAGGCGCCCGGCGGCGGGCCGTGGGCCGGCGGGCCGGGGGTGGCGGGCCGGGGCCCGGGGGGCGGCCGGGTCGCGAGCCCCGGCAGCGGCACACGGCGAACGCGCGCGAGCGGGACCGCACCAACAGCGTGAACACGGCCTTCACGGCGCTGCGCACGCTCATCCCCACCGAACCCGCCGACCGCAAGCTCTCCAAGATCGAGACGCTGCGCCTGGCCTCCAGCTATATCTCGCACCTGGGCAACGTGCTGCTGGTGGGCGAGGCGTGCGGCGACGGGCAGCCGTGCCACTCCGGACCCACCTTCTTCCATGCGGCGCGCACGGgcagccccccacccccgccgCCTCCGCCGCCGCCAGCCCGAGATGGCGAGAATGCGCAGCCCAAACAGATCTGCACCTTCTGCCTCAGCAACCAGAGAAAGTTG AGCAAGGACCGAGACAGAAAAACGGCAATTCGGAGTTAG